The DNA window CGAAAGTATTAACCACATCATCCGATTTTTATGAATATATATTTAAAACTTTTGGTATTTGATTCTTGAGCGACTATGTAGTAAAACTTATAATATAGGTTTAATTCTAGTCCAGAGTGGTCACTGAAGATTATCTAAAAAATAAAATTGATACACCTTTAAAAAATAAGGAAAAACTTATTGCATTAAGAAAGGCATTCAAAACAACAAGAGATAGACAAAATGATAATAAATTTTTATTCCCTGATTTAGATCAGAGAAAGGAAAGATTAAAAAAATCTAGAGACTTTTCAATTGGGAATAAAGATCTTCTTTGTCAAGCTATAAAAAATTTTGAAAAAAATGGTTTCAAAGTATTCTACTCCAAGACCAAAGAGGATGCTATTGACTTTATACTAAAAGAGATAGGTGAAGAGAAATTAGTAGTAAAGTCTAAATCAAATGTCACGAAAGAAATATGCCTTCATGAAAAATTAGAAGAAAGGGGAATTGAAGTTATTGAAACAGACCTTGGAGATTACATAATTCAACTTTCTACAGAAAAACCTGCACACCCTACCGGTCCCGCATGCCACCTTTCGAGATATGATATTGCAAAGATATTCTCTGAGGCTTTTGGAGAAAATTTCGAACCTGACCCTCTTGTTCTTACAAAAATAGGAAAAGAAAAAATCAGAAATTATATAGAAAAGGCAAAGATAGGTATTACTGGTGCAAATGCGATATGTGCTGAAGAAGGCGCTGCCATAATAATAAACAATGAAGGCAATATTAATCTTGTGCAAATGAGGGAGAAAAAACATATAATTGTGACTTCGATAGATAAGCTTTATCCCAATATTGAAGAAGCTATTAACATGCTAAAGCTCTGCACATATTACGCTACTGGAGCTTCTATCACATCATATATTGAAATTATTGCAGGAATATCAAAGACGGCCGATATAGAAAAAATGCTTTTCAAGGGAATGCAGGGACCTGGAGAAGTCATTTTAGTTCTAGTCGATAATGGAAGAACTGAAGCTTTTGAAAAGGGCTACAAAAATCTATTCTACTGTATAGGATGCGGTAACTGTCTTCTAGACTGCCCAGTATACCATGTCGTGGGAAACGAGTATGGTTACAAAGGGTATCTTGGTGGGAGAGGAACTTCTGCATCTTATTTTTTGGAAGATCAAGACGCATCTTTAGAGAATGGACTATTTTTCTGCACTACGTGCAATAACTGTCAAGTATCATGCCCCGTTGATATCGGAAATGCAGATTATTCGGAAAGGCTAAGAGAAAATGTTTCTTCAAGTGGAATGAATTTCCCAACTCATGAAAAAATAATTGAAAATATAAAAAATTCTAAAAATCCTTTTAATGAATATTCTCCAAAACAATTGAAGAAAGGAAATGAAGTTGTATATTTCAGAGGTTGCATGGGATTATATCGAGAAAAAGGCATCGCCGACTCTACAATGAAACTCCTTGATAAAGCAAATGTTTCATATGCTCTTGTCGATGAAGTTTGCTGCGGTTCAGTTGCACTTAGGACTGGAAATAAAGAAATTGCTAAAGAGCTTGCAAAAGAAAATTTAGAGAAGATTAAACAGACCGGAGTCGATACTGTCATATTTTCGTGTGCTGGTTGTCTTAGAACATTTATTAAGGATTACCCAAACTTTGGAGATAGAAATCTAAAACTTCTTCATTCATCGCAATACTTCCTTGAACTTATCAAAGAAAGAAGATTAAAATTGAAGAACGGAAAAAAGCTGAAATTGACTTTCCATGACCCTTGCCACATGGGCAGACATCTTAAGATATATGACGAACCAAGGGAAATAATTAAAGAACTTCCCAATGTCGAATTTGTGGAAATGAAAAGAGTGAAGGAAGACTCAAGATGCTGTGGCGCGGGTGGTGGAGTGAAATCACTATTTTGGGAATTATCTATTGCCATGGCTAATGAAAGAATTAATGATGCAAAGGAAGTTAAAGCAGATGTTATAGTATCTACCTGCCCTTTCTGTAAGAGAAATCTAAAGGATGCTTCAGAAATGGAAGTCATTGACCTTTCAGAATTACTTTTAAAGTATTCTACTTAATAAAATATTTTTTTTAGAACATTATCCGACAATTATATATTATTAACGTATATTGTTTTAATTTTTTATTAAATATTAGAAAAACTTATAAAGGGTTCAAAAATTAAGTAAGTAGTCGTTATATTATTTGAAAGTATGAGGAGTTAAGTATGGTATCTGTAAAGGGGAAGTCCCTTGAGGGATTATTAACTGAATTTAGAAGATTTTATCCTTCAACAGAATTTAAGGAAAATGCATATATAACAAATAAAGAAATATTTGAAACGTCCGAAAAAGATCCTGAAAAATTTTGGGCAAGTTATGCTTCTGAACTCCACTGGTATAAAAAATGGGACAAAGTGTTGGATTGGAATCCACCCCATTCAAAATGGTTCGTGAATGGAGAGATAAATGTATGTTACAACTGCGTGGATAGGCATATCAAAAATGGTGGTAGAAACAAGGCGGCAATAATATGGGAAGGAGAGCCAGGTGACACTAAAACTCTAACTTACTGGGACCTTTACAGAGAAGTAAATAAATTTTCTAATGTTCTAAAAAAACTTGGAGTTGCAAAAGGCGACAGAGTAGCTATATACATGCCAATGGTTCCTGAAGCTGTAATCGCCATGTTAGCGTGTGCAAGAATTGGCGCAATACATATGGTTGTATTTGGCGGTTTTAGTTCTGAGGCTTTAAGAGACAGAATAAATGATTGCAAAGCAAAATTATTAATTACTGCAGACGGAGGGTATAGGCGAGGTAGTTTAATCCCACTAAAACATGATTCAGATTATGCAGTCAAGGATACTCCATCTATTGAAAATGTATTAATCATAAAGAGAGGAGAATTTCCTCTTAGAATTAAGAAAGGCAGAGATGTCTGGTGGCATGAGCTAGCAGATGAAGTTGATCCTTATTGTGAACCTGAGCCTATGAATTCAGATGACAGTTTGTTTATTTTATATACATCAGGGACAACAGGCAAACCAAAGGGAGTTGTCCATTCTACGGGGGGATATCTGACTGGTGTGTATACTACAAGCAAACTAATATTTGACATGAAGGATCAAGATGTTTTTTGGTGTACCGCAGATATAGGTTGGATAACAGGTCACAGCTACATCGTCTATGGGCCTCTTGCAGTTGGGGCTACTCTTTTCATGTATGAAGGCGCTCCTGATTGGCCAGAAATGGATAGATACTGGAGAATTATAGACAAATACGGAGTTACGATATTTTACACCGCACCTACTGCGATTAGAGCTTTCATGAAAGCTGGAACAGAATTTCTAAAGCCTTTCTCCTTGGAAACATTAAGATTATTGGGAAGTGTTGGAGAACCTATAAATCCAGAAGCATGGATATGGTATTATACCCATATAGGGAAGAAAAGATGTCCTATCGTTGATACTTGGTGGCAAACTGAAACAGGAATGGTAATGATAACAACTCTCCCAGGATACCATACAATGAAACCAGGGCATGCTGGATTTCCTTTTCCAGGAGTTTCTTTGGACATATTAAATGAAGCAGGAAATCCGGTCGAGCCTGACGAGGGAGGATATCTTGTTTTAAAAAATCCTTGGCCCTCGATGTTAAAAGGTATATACGGAGATGAAGAAAAGTATCTTGAAAAATACTGGAGCAAGTGGAACGGAAAGTGCTACTTTACAGGTGATGGTGCAAGACGAGATAGCGAAGGATATCTAATGCTTCTTGGAAGAGTAGATGATGTTCTTTCAATAGCAGGTCACAGAGTAGGGACTATGGAAGTTGAAAGCGCATTGGTATCGCATCCTGCAGTTGCAGAAGCTGCTGTTGTGGGAATTACTCATGAAATAACGGGACAGGCGATAGTGGGATTCATCGTTTTGAGAGATAACATAGACAAGGACTTTGATCTTGAAGATGCCATAAGGGAACATGTTGTAAAAAAAATAGGCCCTATTGCAAGACCAAGGAAAATAATATTTACAAGTGAACTACCAAAGACTAGAAGTGGAA is part of the Methanofastidiosum sp. genome and encodes:
- the acs gene encoding acetate--CoA ligase, which gives rise to MVSVKGKSLEGLLTEFRRFYPSTEFKENAYITNKEIFETSEKDPEKFWASYASELHWYKKWDKVLDWNPPHSKWFVNGEINVCYNCVDRHIKNGGRNKAAIIWEGEPGDTKTLTYWDLYREVNKFSNVLKKLGVAKGDRVAIYMPMVPEAVIAMLACARIGAIHMVVFGGFSSEALRDRINDCKAKLLITADGGYRRGSLIPLKHDSDYAVKDTPSIENVLIIKRGEFPLRIKKGRDVWWHELADEVDPYCEPEPMNSDDSLFILYTSGTTGKPKGVVHSTGGYLTGVYTTSKLIFDMKDQDVFWCTADIGWITGHSYIVYGPLAVGATLFMYEGAPDWPEMDRYWRIIDKYGVTIFYTAPTAIRAFMKAGTEFLKPFSLETLRLLGSVGEPINPEAWIWYYTHIGKKRCPIVDTWWQTETGMVMITTLPGYHTMKPGHAGFPFPGVSLDILNEAGNPVEPDEGGYLVLKNPWPSMLKGIYGDEEKYLEKYWSKWNGKCYFTGDGARRDSEGYLMLLGRVDDVLSIAGHRVGTMEVESALVSHPAVAEAAVVGITHEITGQAIVGFIVLRDNIDKDFDLEDAIREHVVKKIGPIARPRKIIFTSELPKTRSGKIMRRLLKDIAEGKVLGDTTTLTEPEVIDTLKKQYEVIEG
- a CDS encoding LUD domain-containing protein, which encodes MVTEDYLKNKIDTPLKNKEKLIALRKAFKTTRDRQNDNKFLFPDLDQRKERLKKSRDFSIGNKDLLCQAIKNFEKNGFKVFYSKTKEDAIDFILKEIGEEKLVVKSKSNVTKEICLHEKLEERGIEVIETDLGDYIIQLSTEKPAHPTGPACHLSRYDIAKIFSEAFGENFEPDPLVLTKIGKEKIRNYIEKAKIGITGANAICAEEGAAIIINNEGNINLVQMREKKHIIVTSIDKLYPNIEEAINMLKLCTYYATGASITSYIEIIAGISKTADIEKMLFKGMQGPGEVILVLVDNGRTEAFEKGYKNLFYCIGCGNCLLDCPVYHVVGNEYGYKGYLGGRGTSASYFLEDQDASLENGLFFCTTCNNCQVSCPVDIGNADYSERLRENVSSSGMNFPTHEKIIENIKNSKNPFNEYSPKQLKKGNEVVYFRGCMGLYREKGIADSTMKLLDKANVSYALVDEVCCGSVALRTGNKEIAKELAKENLEKIKQTGVDTVIFSCAGCLRTFIKDYPNFGDRNLKLLHSSQYFLELIKERRLKLKNGKKLKLTFHDPCHMGRHLKIYDEPREIIKELPNVEFVEMKRVKEDSRCCGAGGGVKSLFWELSIAMANERINDAKEVKADVIVSTCPFCKRNLKDASEMEVIDLSELLLKYST